A stretch of Ferribacterium limneticum DNA encodes these proteins:
- a CDS encoding BRO-N domain-containing protein yields the protein MFSLDSVPFSRLEGDSLVNSNLSKLSDLDFLEAFRSRWLTTAQLAKELGYSHVQSVHSIYNSNTELFPDALSTFADVPTSGGTQRTRVYSLKGCYLLAMLATTPAAVKFRAAVLELIEQQHLNYIQRQLEADRTRAAIQLQLQNEEQAHVDTKIETSQRLAEADRLRIEALEAYVSSKLAHLQLAVVDRGSIPVQFKQAQQPRTKEEVRVINLLMEHPGLCIAEVIRRLPDLGFEAVRKVVGRMRKDGLLEAIQLCDADYVVSHPKDKTAFYWVFSTFPRVRFSDSAQGFRM from the coding sequence ATGTTCTCCCTCGACTCCGTTCCCTTCTCTCGCCTAGAGGGCGACTCACTAGTCAATTCGAACCTCAGTAAGCTCTCGGACCTAGATTTCCTTGAGGCCTTCCGCTCGCGCTGGCTAACTACGGCGCAGCTTGCAAAGGAGCTTGGATACTCTCATGTCCAAAGTGTCCACTCAATCTACAACTCGAACACTGAACTGTTCCCTGATGCGCTCTCCACATTTGCCGATGTGCCTACCTCGGGGGGTACTCAGCGTACTCGGGTGTACAGCTTAAAGGGTTGCTACCTTCTAGCCATGCTGGCTACGACTCCAGCTGCTGTTAAGTTTCGAGCTGCGGTACTGGAGTTAATCGAACAGCAGCATTTGAATTATATTCAGCGCCAGCTTGAGGCAGACAGAACCCGAGCGGCAATACAGCTTCAGCTTCAGAACGAGGAGCAAGCTCACGTTGACACCAAGATCGAGACCTCACAACGCTTGGCCGAAGCAGATAGGCTGCGCATCGAGGCGCTTGAGGCCTATGTGTCCAGCAAGCTTGCTCACCTTCAACTGGCTGTTGTTGATCGAGGCTCTATCCCTGTTCAGTTCAAGCAAGCTCAGCAACCTAGAACTAAGGAGGAGGTTCGAGTAATCAACCTGCTTATGGAGCATCCTGGGCTTTGTATTGCGGAGGTAATCCGTAGGTTACCTGACCTTGGTTTCGAGGCGGTTCGTAAAGTAGTAGGCAGGATGCGCAAGGATGGACTCCTTGAAGCGATCCAGCTGTGTGACGCTGACTATGTTGTGTCTCATCCAAAAGATAAGACTGCTTTCTACTGGGTGTTCAGCACCTTCCCTCGTGTTCGGTTCTCTGACTCCGCTCAGGGTTTTCGAATGTAA
- a CDS encoding phage protein NinX family protein has translation MRIKVSEATPVQLDYLVAECEGFDIVKDPFGFQSGLEAGWWIDRGGRYHRIGGGYSPSTLPEQSWPILDREKITPWWSASNNCWMASKYGVDVKTYGEDSLIAAMRCWVISLFGPEVEVPDGL, from the coding sequence ATGAGGATCAAGGTCAGTGAAGCAACGCCTGTCCAGCTCGACTATCTGGTTGCGGAGTGCGAGGGCTTCGACATCGTCAAAGACCCATTTGGATTCCAGTCTGGGCTTGAAGCTGGTTGGTGGATTGATCGAGGTGGGCGCTATCACCGGATTGGTGGGGGCTACAGCCCCTCGACCTTGCCAGAGCAATCGTGGCCGATCCTTGATCGAGAGAAGATAACTCCCTGGTGGTCCGCATCCAACAATTGTTGGATGGCCAGCAAGTACGGGGTGGATGTGAAAACCTATGGGGAAGACTCCCTGATCGCTGCCATGCGGTGCTGGGTAATCAGCTTGTTTGGTCCCGAGGTGGAGGTACCAGATGGCCTTTGA
- a CDS encoding DNA-binding protein: MAITVQDVVNAAAELQSQGLTPSVRKVRKLLGSGDPATISKYLKPLLTPRAANPSSAVVEAAELLTETFAQARSQLSEVKQLLAQLTVQAPTPTQNQVSTPVQAQFSLTEEEAKQFQELLWKPEAESLAELFSALLEEACSLNRKLVAQYTLEDALKEQLLEAQLVKASQPDARSNKLELDLLEAQQQVKSLQQRCESAEESRDNLARKLYGE; encoded by the coding sequence ATGGCTATTACAGTTCAAGATGTTGTTAATGCGGCTGCTGAGCTTCAGAGTCAAGGGCTGACTCCATCTGTGAGAAAAGTCCGTAAGTTACTCGGCAGTGGAGACCCTGCAACAATCTCAAAGTACCTCAAACCACTGCTCACTCCTAGAGCAGCTAACCCAAGCTCTGCGGTTGTAGAAGCTGCCGAACTTCTGACTGAGACCTTTGCTCAGGCTCGGAGCCAGCTGTCAGAGGTTAAGCAACTTCTCGCTCAGCTCACGGTCCAGGCCCCCACTCCAACTCAAAATCAGGTTTCAACTCCAGTTCAAGCTCAGTTCTCACTTACTGAGGAGGAAGCGAAGCAGTTTCAGGAATTGCTTTGGAAGCCAGAAGCCGAGTCCTTAGCCGAACTGTTCAGTGCGCTACTCGAAGAAGCCTGTAGCCTGAACCGAAAGCTGGTCGCGCAATACACCCTTGAGGATGCCTTGAAAGAGCAACTGCTCGAAGCTCAGCTTGTAAAGGCCTCTCAACCTGACGCCAGATCAAACAAACTTGAACTGGACCTGCTAGAGGCTCAGCAGCAGGTCAAGTCGCTACAACAGCGCTGCGAGAGTGCAGAAGAGAGCCGAGACAACCTAGCTCGCAAACTGTACGGTGAGTGA